In Mangifera indica cultivar Alphonso chromosome 7, CATAS_Mindica_2.1, whole genome shotgun sequence, the genomic window attttatttttggctaATATTCCAATTATGTTAAATGATTTTCGATAAAAATGTGATATCAAGTAATTGCAACTTCTTTTTCAAAGTACAGTAATGCCTAGAGATGAGAGTTGTATGTGGTGTTCTTATTACTTAAAAGAATTaagacttttattttatttcaaagtACATTGTTTTCTGTCTTCTTTAAATTTTACTTCACAAAAATGTGGAGATACATTATCTGAATTTGATAAAATGGgaaatttttttggattttttcaTGTTATGCATGTGAAGGTCATACTTTTCCAAAATTAAGATGTTTTTGTGCatgttaatatcatttttacaCAATAACATGGGCGAAATGATGGGTGTTTGggaaatatatattagtttgGGAGTGCTGATCTTACATAGgtgtttattttgtttctctACGTGGTTTCTTTTTCATGTCGAGAatacctaaagaaaataaaagtatggccaaaggactattttccacccaagtgtTAATGTCAAGATAAAGATGTATTTATGAtactttaaaaacttaaaatttcatctatgagttaatttttattaaaaatttatttatcatctaACTCTTTTACTAAATGATGGAGTGTCAAATGTTGTTCAAATCTAGATGACGCTcatcatttaaattttgatgattGTCGTAATCTTTGGATAATGATTATCGTCTAAAGGTCAATCTTTGAATAACTCCGCTTTACTCCTCTGCCATTGGTCCACTATTTGTCGGAGAGAATTACCAGATTTCAGGTTTGgtattggggggggggggggggggaggggggaaatgaattttttaacacTTAATCAAAGGcagaaatattagttttctaaactagagagaaaatgagatataattttaattattttaatattattaataaaataattattttactcttaaccctaatagaaaatttgtgggtgtattaaaaaaaattaaaatttagataggtatttgagttttatatCTATCGTgggtatatatttgttatttcaccaaaacttgggtgagacattgtctttttttctttttaaattaagagagaaaatatgataaaattttatatgatgtttttacttttaactttgataataaattttaatgtaatgatgagtatttaaatttgttaaagttaacagGTTTTAGATTTCACCAATCcttaggtggaaataagtcttttggccttttgttaatgtaaaaaatatggtgtttaattttctttgaagAAGAGGAAACTCTTTAGAAATTTTTGGAGTGGTTAATTCAACGGTAATAATTGTAGAtgttaaagtaaaaattttttgaagcGTTGTGACTATGCATTTCACGTTTTAATGTGAAATGAAAACGTGTATTATCTGTATGTCTATAAATCgtttgagataatttttttgtgagaattaagttaaataaagtaatttatttcCATTGTACAACGAAAACACATGAAACAACATCACAAACAAGACTTGCTAAGGAAATTATACGATCATTTAGGGCATGCATTGAACATAATAAAATCGAAATAGGGGTTAGAGGTTGGGTGCAGCAAGAGATGGAGGGAGACAGGGATGATGGAGACAAGTATAAAAGAGGGCATTGCGTTAAAAATGTGAAGGAATAAACATGATTTTGTTTCTTCAACCTTTTCGCCATTAGTGATTGACAACTCCTCTTCTCAAATTACCAACTCACCCTCCACCACCTTACTGTTACTGTAACTTGCATTAATTCTTTCAAAACTGAATCACAGATATATATTGAGTTCCATCAAATCAACAACAGCACCACACTGCTTCTACGACTGCTCATTTGCCAAAACTGTTGGCACTCTTAAAACAGCAACTGTTTCCCTCTGGTTTTGTCCCCGAAAAACTTTTTAggtattaaatttgtttgtttattagaATATTGTATTATCAAAAATTCTTAAACCCATGCAGGTATTCAAACCTTGCAAGCACATAAATTTAGTACTAAAAGATTTCACAGccaaaaaaaatacataaacctTTATCATTTGACATATTTGTATTTCATAGATGGGTTTTTTCATTCAATTACATCTgtttttgtaataaataattgaatgtTAGGATGCAAACCATATAATCTAGTCATTTACatcataaaatcaaatgaaCTGACATGAAAAAGCATTAAGAATTGCATACTATTTATGTCTTTATTGATATCTAACTTTACAAACAGTTTTAAAAGATGCAGAAGATCCTGTTATCGTGATTAGAGAGGACAGTGGGGTGGGGAGAGGAGGGTTTGCCTTTGCCAAATGGGAAATCAAATACCGATAGCAAATATAGACAGCTGAAAAACTAGACAGGCAGGTCAGCAGCGCGCGGGAGGCAGCAGCTGGCCCGAGAAGAAATGCGCTTTTGGTGCCTTGTTTCATGCATGGTCTGATAGGCCATCAACTCACTTCGCCCTCTAACTCCAATGTTGTTTGTACTTGACATGTCAGTGAGTGAGGCAATCCATTTAACCCAACCCCGATTTCACGTTTGGTTAATTAGGTAGGTTAGGTTAGGTTTTTACTACCCTCATATTATATTCTCACATAGTACAGTTCTTCTACTGCATGAATTTAGAGTTAATCTAATGGGTATTTTGattaaccaaaaaacaaaatcttaagagtatgaaaataaatatttaaatttatttgatgatattttaaaattaaattattaaattatttaatataataattataaagttgaTTACTgaatttagatttatttaatataattgatttaataatataaaaattattccatttgaatgagaatttttatttgaaaaaaaaagagggcTTTGGAGTTCTTAAGGTACTTATGTTAGTCTTTCGGCAGGTTTAAGATAAGAGTTGGGGCTTGGCTTCTTCACATCCAATCATTTCATTTCAAGAACCCTAAAGTTGTCTCGGATTGTGCCACTTCTCATTTTCTTAATTATCAATTCCCATTTAGCAACTTTGCACTCTTACCAAACCAATGCTACTACAAAATGGATCGATACCAGTGCATGCTTACTGTTTTAATTAACAgatgattaaattaatttggttatgAAGAGAAAGTACAGTACCAAATTAAGATAGTATTTTTGTTCATACACTTAATCCTTTTGTTTATTGTGCTAACTTTTttaccaatatttatatattctactggccaaaagacttgtccTCTAAatctcattatttaatttttaaaaatttaaatacttatttatgagtttatttctattaaaatttttaattaaagttaaagataaaatccttattttaacaataatattaaaaatatatataattaattaattttccttctagattttaaaaactaacaatttcacttcttcttaaaatttcttaattttgaaaagttataatttctctctccttcaaacttagggtttttttttttttcatttctttgtcaATCATCTTCATTAACAACTTCTCTTTAAACTCTAAATCGTTGCCGTCTTTCCTTAAAACATCTACTCGTCTAGATTTATCTATATGGACGATGGTGGGTGGGTACGTAGGTGAAgacaaaaaaccctaaatttggaaaaaaactATACTATTTTAAGCAgagagtgaaattattagtttttaaaatttagatgaaaaaaataataaattgtatatattttaaataatattattaaaataacgattttacttttaactttaacttaaaattttaacagaaattgatttatatgtgaatgtttaaattttttaaaattaaaggataaaactttaaaatgttattatacctagggtgagaacaagtcttttggccaattctAGATTCTCAACTTCTCTCCCCCCGTGTCTAAAGTTCGGAGTGATGAAGCTCCCTTAATTACTgattaatttctatatatataataagttcCAAAAGTTGAATAATTAAACTCCATAATATCTTTTTAGCTTTTCTTCATGAAAGAAAATCGATATGAAGAATataaatctttaattatatGCTAATCAATCTTATTTATTCGATTTAGAACGGATTAAAATCCAATTAGTGCTTTAAATAAAGGttaatcttttattttgcaGACTATAGCAGAATGAAATCAAGATAGGAAATGGGCAAAACCATCGTTTGTTTTGTTTGTCTAACTTCCTTTTGCTTTATGTCTTTGATTAAGAAAAGCAAGAGATATCTTGTCTCAATTACTTTTCTAACGAGAGATATTATGTGGTGAAAAGATTTGCTTTATTGATAACAAATGTTAATAACATGTAATTTTTTGATTCGGTGGTAGACATATATTAAAGTAGAGAATATCAAAAAGTTTCATTGAAGCTCAAAAATAAGAATAGATTGTATGGTTTGTCATCATCTGGTGAATGGAATCTTTTCCCACAGTAATTCttcaacaagaagaagaaactttTTTAAGGAGAAGTCACTTCTTAGAGTGATATTTACCATACATATCTATCCactttatttttccctttttatgcTCATTCCATTCTCCCCATACTTGCACAATAAGATAGTTTTAGCCGTATGATGCCTCTGGGATAATTTATGTGATAATAACTTGTGGAATTCTCATGTAAGAGAgtataagttttaaatttagatgaagtcatatcaaaattaaatattaatttttttgatcatattaaaatcaaatattgataattttaagtCAAGACTCTGATAATTAAATTCggggttttatttatttaaggtGATTGGTTCAATCTTGAAAAAGAGGTTATAAGATTTTTTgacattaaaaaaagtttttagtTCTATAATTCTTTAcctattgaaataaaaaaataaaaaatttgatttatttgataccATAATTATAGAATCAATaataaaacccaaaattttagCTATGTAATGTGATGAAATAATCTCCTTATGTAAGGATTCTTTATGTAGGAGCGCACAAATTTGAAACTCAAATGAAgtcatattaaaatcaaatattaattttttcgtCATAagattttttgtcattaaaataagtttttgcCATATAATTCTTTACTTATTGGAataaaagacataaaaaatttgattgatttgataCTATAATTATAGAATCAATaacaaaacccaaaattttagCCATGTAATGTGATGAAATAATCCCCTCATGTAAGGATTGTTTATGTAGGAGCACACAAATTCGAAACTCGGATGAGATCAttccaaaatcaaatattattttttttaatcaataaccCAATTATTAAATTTGGGGTTTTATTTGTTTGAGCTAATTGGTTAAacccaaacaaacaaaaaaagtttgatttatcaaaataaaaatatcaaaaatttaatttatttgatataataattataaaatcaattataaaactcaaaattttaattatacagTGTGATGGAATAATCCCCCTACCTAACGGAAGGTTcttcctttaaaaaaattggtgCAACTGATGATTCATTGtaataattcaatctaattattGAGAATTCAAAGCAATTAATGATATACATTACAAGTCTTGCATGTGGCAGACAAGAAAAGACCTACTTCTTTTGAACCATAGATACCGATAATTTCAGGATAAGGATCAAGGGTTTTAGAGGatgttattgaatttttatattttatcgtATAGTGCATGCTACAATACTGTTCTCTTTTGGGTTTGAGTTGGAGTAATTTTGTGGAGTTCcgatatgaaataaaattaaaacttgaactGCCGAATGTTTTACCCAGATGAGAAAAGCTGGGTGACTATGGTTtctcaatataatataataaatgttaatcTCATGGCAATAACTTGTAaacttttaaaaccaaattgacTAAAATGAAATATGAATGACTACAAATTAttgttaagtaataaaatataaataatctgaTAAGTGggatttaaaataatattgcttggaattttaattatcaaaccACTCCTCTGACGCACTATTGGAGTGAGCTTTTTTAGGCCCATACGGCTTTAAAGGTCCCTGATTTCTAAATTGGTACATCGCAAAGGTTTCAAACACATTGCCTACCGTGCCCCATCGCCAGTGAAGTCATCATATGGCAAAATGCTGTAACATTCTCAACGGCTGAAAACTAAGAGAGATATAATCTCAAGCTGCTGGAATTAGAGATGTACGTGATTCAGTTTAAATTGTAAAACCAGACTAAACCATTTGATAATCATGatgttgtttgatttataaaaagtttgatttggatcgataaaatttagaaaaacagTTTACATTTTATATTGCACTTTAGAtagttttcaaaccaaactaaaccgtATTTGCTTTGAGTGCCTTTGGTAAATGCTATTCACTGGCCAAATAATTGAATACTGAACATTACCTTGATGATTCTGAAAAGAGCAATGGTGCATGTTGACTTCAGGTACAACAAAGCAAAGAAACGCGAACGCGTTATCAGTGGAGTACCCCATCAAAGGTTGCATTTTCCTTTGGAAAAGCCTACAAGGTGGCAAAATGTCAGGTTGGTTTAGCTTTCAGATGTTTCTTGCTTCATAATGGTGCTATAATGGTTCATGTAATTCATTCGACTGGACACAATTCAGTGGCTGACATTGACAAAACATCAACATGCTATGTATTCATCGTAATTAGTCTAATTATAACGATCTAAAGCAATAAAGTTACACTTTCTTCACCTGTGAAAAGCACGGCAGGATGCAGACAGCATTGCATTGAGGAATGTCCGCCCTTCCAAAAGCAGAGAGTGCCACGGGTTTGTCTTTGCTATCTTTAACCACTTGATAACTCCGACAAAGATAGGAAATGTGGTGCGTTCTATGTGCTATATTCAATTCTCAATTATTTCAATACAGGCATTCCCAGTTacaattacaaaacaaaagCTTTTACAATACTAATTACATATGAAGATTTCAATCATGCTTCAACCTTATCGGCTTAAGTTCCAGTTTATAACACACCATTCTATAAAGTTTATGAAATTGAGAAATTACATGGCATACTTTTGCATTTTCCCTTTCCATGATTACAGTTGTTAACTAATGAAGGGTGCGGCTACTCATCTTCTGAAACCATGTTTTCCTGCATAAATAACAGATGGGAAATCATTTCAAGTCTATAAAGATGAAATCAGTGACTAGATATTAACGTCTCTATTAACTACGAGATACACCGGTCTGCCagatatttcatttttgaacTGAGAGGTAAAGATTGTACCACTTGTAATAGCTTGGATaacatttttatcaataatttaagAAAGCATACTAAGTTCTTTGAGGTGAAGGCAGGAATATCACTAACCATTACTGTGCCACAAGATTCTGCTATTATGGTCATACAGCGTACAGCCTTACAACCTCTTTGATCTTGGCACGACACACAGGGCAACCCCATTTTTTGGCTTTGACCTCGTTCAAACAAGACATACATCCTGCCATGTGACCACAAGGCACACAAGCCCCTTCAACTGGAGCATCCAAACATATCACACATGATGATTCAgcctctttctcttctttcttgttGCTTTTGCTAGCAGACAATTCTTCAACTGGTGGGGAAGATATATCAACAGGACCTAAGTCAATAGTCGGATATTGGATTGGACCGTCCCATATAATCTCATCCGCTGGAGGAGCTGATGGGTTTGCATCTGGGACATGAATCAATGTCTGGGTAACAGGCATGATATTATTCTGGTTATGGGCCTGCTGAGATAAGCTGTCACTAGAGCTAGCTTCCTGTTTTGCCTGTTGATCGCCACTTGCTTTTTGAGGTAAAGGAGTCACTAGTGTAATCAGAGCATTCTGAGTATTAGCATTCATACTAATATTCCAACCGGTGGAGGAACTTGCTCCATCAGTGGGGTGGGGATCAAAATTTGGTGTCTCTGCAATAGCTGACTGGATCGAGGCATTAATTGCCATTGCTAATTCCACGTCTTCTGGACGTGGTGGAGCAGTTGCTTGAACAACAGGAGTCCCAGAATTATGTAGAAATGTGGGGCTCACCTAACATTCCGGACATTGAggttaaaaatattcttaacaATGCAAAAGTAAATGCAAGGCAATGATACTATAGgtaggattaaaaaaaataaaaattgaaaataaaaagaggagaaaaaaaagactGCAGAGTGAAAATGGAAAAGaaccaggaaaaaaaaattgacgaGCTAGAAGGGGAGAATCTGGAAGAGGTGATATACAAAATAGATAGAATTGAAGGAATTAGTCAATATTCGATAATCTATTTGTGCAGTAGCCCAAACctaaacaaattagaaaatatatatctacTCCGTTTATGCATACAACCTACTCAAATAAGAAACCCTAATTAGGAAGTGCAAATCTGACTTAAACaattaatcaaactcaaataacaTCAGGCAATTTTATCTATTCACATGTACTCAAACTCTCTAAGTAAAAGATATTACTAATGCTGCCAATAGCTGGAATTTATGATTTTACTGAAGACAACCCACGAGTGTGTTCACCCATATGTATTAGGTTCAGCAACTTCTCTATACAAAAAGAAGAATAGCACTGTATCATAAAACATGCGTTCTACCTGCGGTATTCCTTTGCATGCATCACAAAAGCGCTGAAGTTGCTGCTTGTCACTTTCATTTGCAGGTGCCAGTCTGAGACGTGTTTCTGGTAGAGAAAGTACATCAAATTCAAGCAGACcacaaaacatatatttaattctCTAAGGagtaaaataaacatatatcaaCTAATTCTGAGGATAAAGATGAAAGTCAACACCCCCTTCCCAACCATCTAAGTCTACTTTAAACATAGAGGCAGGAGCATGGTGACAGTACAATTGATGTGTTactaatttcttatatttaCACGATAACTGAACTAATTTCATGACTTTATGTAATTGAAAGAATTCAACAGTTATTATACTTACGCCTAACTGTTTGAGGCCTACACCTTCGTCTCCTTCTCCTACCTCTTGAAACTATGCATAAACACAACATACAATTAAAAACTAATGGAGACTAGGATTGAGGGAATATTGACTTCCAAAATACAGAATAAGCagttacaaaataaatattttagcaTTAAGAAATTACTGATGGAGTTATCAACTATTATCACAGAAGGGTCAGACTGATGAAACTTTGGTTCTTCCAAATTGGCCTTCCATAATGCAATTACTGTCCGTGGTTGGGGATCCTGCTCATTTATCAATCACAGAATATAAGAAAAACAGAGGTCTATAATTCTAATTTTGGCAAAATGAGTCTAttagttaaaggtaaaaagaaaaacaattcaAAACACAAAACATTTATATTAGTACATACAAGTAACAAGCAGGTCCTAGTTATATCTACTCAGAGCCATAGCTGTAAACCATCATAAGTATAATGGATAAGACAGTAACTGAGATGGTTATTGGGGTATGATATCGATCACAAACTGCAACAAGAAGTTGCACAGACCATGAATGCTTTGTTCAAAACACTAGAGTATTGTCAATATGAACACTCAGTAAGAATATAGGGCAACAGAAACTAAGATACTACATGGCCTGAAATGGCAATAGATACAAACAACAAATTACTACATGGTAAATCATTGAATTGCCACAATCATGTAGTAGCACTAGCTTTGTTGTTGCTAAATTCCACATAGTTATTTTATGAATAGACTGCCTTGAAGAGGATGATGAGGAAGGGAATGAatgatatatgaaatattaCAAACTCAACATGGGTTGGCACCAAGTAATGATCCTGAGAAGTGCATCTTGTGGCACGAAGAAATTTTTTGAAGTAAACAGTAATTCAAAGCACCAAACAACAATAAGCTACTTTCTTTATTTGTGACACCAATAAAGGATCCTAAGAAAGTGCATCAGTGAAATTCGGTAATAGGGTGTAGGGATATAGAAAGAGCCCCTGGTCAATTCCTATATATAACGTATGGAGCAGATTACACATATAGttgataaattatattcatCTGGAAATCTCACCTTACAAAATGAATAagatgaaatttcaaaacttcAGACCCTCCATTCTGAATATGTAGAAACCAATGAAAATAACTATA contains:
- the LOC123221877 gene encoding putative E3 ubiquitin-protein ligase XBAT35 isoform X1, with the translated sequence MGQQQSKGELLYQQVNYGNVEGIKALAREGAGLEWIDKEGKTPLIVACMNPGLYDVAKTLIELGANVNAYRPGRQGGTPLHHAVKRGLESTVKLLLSNGANALLINDDCQTPLEVARAKGYINVVRAIESHICLFSGWLREFYGPGFLEILARQLLSRNVWVVIYPTGSRNPTKPFRLELAIYPSLQDPQPRTVIALWKANLEEPKFHQSDPSVIIVDNSIISRGRRRRRRCRPQTVRQTRLRLAPANESDKQQLQRFCDACKGIPQVSPTFLHNSGTPVVQATAPPRPEDVELAMAINASIQSAIAETPNFDPHPTDGASSSTGWNISMNANTQNALITLVTPLPQKASGDQQAKQEASSSDSLSQQAHNQNNIMPVTQTLIHVPDANPSAPPADEIIWDGPIQYPTIDLGPVDISSPPVEELSASKSNKKEEKEAESSCVICLDAPVEGACVPCGHMAGCMSCLNEVKAKKWGCPVCRAKIKEVVRLYAV
- the LOC123221877 gene encoding putative E3 ubiquitin-protein ligase XBAT35 isoform X2 produces the protein MGQQQSKGELLYQQVNYGNVEGIKALAREGAGLEWIDKEGKTPLIVACMNPGLYDVAKTLIELGANVNAYRPGRQGGTPLHHAVKRGLESTVKLLLSNGANALLINDDCQTPLEVARAKGYINVVRAIESHICLFSGWLREFYGPGFLEILARQLLSRNVWVVIYPTGSRNPTKPFRLELAIYPSLQDPQPRTVIALWKANLEEPKFHQSDPSVIIVDNSIKTRLRLAPANESDKQQLQRFCDACKGIPQVSPTFLHNSGTPVVQATAPPRPEDVELAMAINASIQSAIAETPNFDPHPTDGASSSTGWNISMNANTQNALITLVTPLPQKASGDQQAKQEASSSDSLSQQAHNQNNIMPVTQTLIHVPDANPSAPPADEIIWDGPIQYPTIDLGPVDISSPPVEELSASKSNKKEEKEAESSCVICLDAPVEGACVPCGHMAGCMSCLNEVKAKKWGCPVCRAKIKEVVRLYAV